A portion of the Edaphobacter lichenicola genome contains these proteins:
- a CDS encoding CoA-binding protein, translated as MNEPATIREMLGTTTGAQPRTIAVIGLSEDPNKPSHYVSAYMQQHGYKIYPVNPSITEVLGEKSYASLSDLPIKPDIVDVFRLPKFIPAIVEEMIQLGLSNLWIQQGIINVEAATRAEAAGIHVVMDRCIMVEHRHLTVR; from the coding sequence ATGAACGAACCCGCAACCATCCGCGAGATGCTGGGCACTACCACCGGCGCCCAGCCGCGAACAATCGCCGTCATCGGCCTATCAGAAGACCCAAACAAACCGAGCCACTACGTCTCCGCCTACATGCAGCAGCACGGCTACAAAATCTATCCGGTCAACCCATCCATCACCGAGGTTCTCGGCGAAAAATCCTATGCATCCCTCTCAGACCTACCCATAAAACCCGACATCGTCGACGTCTTCCGCCTGCCCAAATTTATCCCAGCCATTGTCGAGGAGATGATCCAGCTCGGCCTCTCTAATCTTTGGATTCAGCAGGGAATCATCAACGTCGAAGCCGCCACCCGTGCCGAAGCCGCCGGCATTCACGTCGTCATGGACCGCTGCATCATGGTGGAGCATCGGCACTTGACCGTCCGCTGA
- a CDS encoding DinB family protein — MTSIKAADKSHTGPDEQEALRKQLVALLKGGQAHSTFDDVIKDLPSDHRGVVPPNLPYSAWQLLEHLRITQRDILNFSAPPTGGYHGIKWPDDYWPKSPTPPSAHAWAQSIAAMRSDLDHFIALIENSKSDLYKPFRWGDGQNLLREALLIADHTSYHLGELVVLRRLLNIWHK, encoded by the coding sequence ATGACCTCGATCAAGGCAGCAGATAAATCCCATACCGGCCCCGATGAACAAGAAGCTCTGCGCAAGCAATTAGTCGCCCTCCTGAAAGGCGGCCAGGCACACTCAACCTTTGACGACGTAATCAAAGATCTTCCATCCGATCATCGCGGCGTCGTACCACCCAATCTTCCGTACTCGGCATGGCAGCTCCTCGAGCACCTCCGCATCACTCAGCGCGATATCCTCAACTTCTCAGCTCCCCCCACCGGCGGCTATCACGGCATCAAATGGCCCGACGACTACTGGCCCAAGTCTCCTACACCACCTTCGGCCCATGCCTGGGCCCAATCGATCGCCGCGATGCGCTCCGACCTCGACCACTTCATTGCCCTCATTGAAAATTCAAAATCCGATCTCTATAAACCCTTCCGTTGGGGCGACGGCCAAAACCTCTTACGCGAAGCCCTGCTGATCGCCGACCACACCTCCTACCACCTCGGCGAGCTCGTGGTGCTGCGCCGCCTCCTCAACATCTGGCATAAGTAA
- a CDS encoding class I SAM-dependent methyltransferase: MATLPVTKLTKPDYGVDAPAVMRNFFLIGAAFLLAAIFCPPVLHIGPVGLISSSFYWPAAFLIGEGFLFLLYVKVGKFHHRDFMLSLHTWRGDENVLDVGCGRGLLLAGAAKRIAALSGNGHATGIDVWSNVDMGGNSAAATQQNLELEGISSLCTLRSEPAQTMSFPDGTFDVIVSNLCIHNIYDAPTRRQALQQIVRVLKPGGLALISDYKLTGEYAKEFSNAGLVVEKRRGSFLTAFPPLTVLVARKPM; the protein is encoded by the coding sequence TTGGCCACACTTCCCGTAACCAAGCTGACCAAACCTGACTATGGCGTAGACGCGCCAGCCGTCATGCGCAACTTCTTCCTCATCGGCGCCGCCTTCCTGTTGGCAGCTATCTTCTGCCCGCCTGTTCTTCACATCGGGCCTGTCGGGCTCATCTCTAGCAGCTTTTACTGGCCGGCCGCCTTCCTCATCGGCGAAGGTTTTCTCTTCCTGCTCTACGTCAAAGTCGGCAAATTCCACCATCGCGACTTCATGTTAAGCCTGCACACCTGGCGAGGCGACGAGAACGTCCTCGACGTAGGCTGTGGTCGCGGTCTCCTCCTCGCAGGTGCAGCCAAACGCATCGCCGCTCTATCAGGCAATGGCCACGCCACCGGCATCGACGTCTGGTCGAACGTCGATATGGGTGGAAACTCCGCTGCTGCCACGCAGCAAAACCTCGAACTTGAGGGCATCTCCAGTCTCTGCACGCTTCGCAGCGAGCCGGCGCAGACAATGTCCTTCCCCGACGGCACCTTCGATGTCATCGTATCCAATCTCTGCATCCACAACATCTACGACGCGCCCACCCGCCGTCAGGCACTCCAGCAGATCGTCCGCGTCCTCAAGCCCGGTGGGCTCGCCCTCATCTCCGACTACAAACTCACCGGCGAATACGCAAAAGAGTTCAGCAACGCCGGGCTCGTTGTCGAAAAGCGTCGCGGCAGCTTCCTCACCGCCTTTCCTCCGTTGACGGTCCTCGTCGCCCGCAAGCCGATGTAA
- the prfB gene encoding peptide chain release factor 2 (programmed frameshift), protein MLSDLEYSYSPVRDKVRDLREYLDSARLRRELSVIEEKIADPTVWADASRSQPLMRERKRLETLLADDTELARRSDDIEAYFELAREGENTEPDLTREIPALVDFAEKLESKTMLSGETDSLNAIVTVHPGAGGTESQDWAEMLMRMYIRWGERQNFKVEINEIQDGDEAGIKSATFTITGDFAFGLLSGETGVHRLVRISPFDSAKRRHTSFASVFVSPEIDDTIVIDIKTEDLRIDTYRSGGKGGQHVNTTDSAVRITHIPTGLVTGCQNERSQHKNKERAMKMMRSKLYEYELDKKKATARKLEDSKLDIKFGSQIRSYVLQPYRMAKDLRTRVEVGDVDKVLDGDLEPFIRGYLRMRREGNFPAEAAEDDDVA, encoded by the exons ATGCTTAGCGATCTCGAATACTCCTACTCCCCGGTCCGCGACAAAGTACGCGATCTGCGGGAGTATCTT GACTCGGCCCGACTCCGCCGCGAACTCTCCGTCATTGAGGAAAAAATAGCCGACCCGACCGTCTGGGCCGACGCCTCTCGTTCGCAGCCCCTCATGCGCGAGCGCAAGCGCCTCGAAACTCTCCTCGCCGACGACACCGAACTAGCCCGCCGCTCCGACGACATTGAAGCCTACTTCGAACTCGCCCGTGAAGGCGAAAATACCGAGCCTGACCTAACCCGCGAGATCCCGGCCCTCGTCGACTTCGCCGAAAAGCTCGAATCCAAGACCATGCTCTCCGGCGAAACCGACTCGCTAAACGCGATCGTCACCGTGCATCCGGGCGCAGGCGGCACAGAGTCCCAGGACTGGGCCGAGATGCTCATGCGCATGTACATCCGATGGGGTGAGCGCCAGAACTTCAAGGTAGAGATTAACGAAATCCAGGATGGCGACGAGGCCGGCATCAAGTCCGCAACCTTCACCATCACCGGAGACTTCGCCTTCGGTCTGCTCAGCGGCGAAACCGGCGTGCATCGCCTCGTCCGCATCTCACCTTTCGACTCTGCCAAGCGCCGCCACACCAGCTTCGCCTCGGTCTTCGTCTCACCCGAGATCGACGACACCATCGTCATCGACATCAAGACGGAAGACCTCCGCATCGATACCTATCGTTCCGGCGGCAAGGGCGGTCAACACGTCAACACGACAGACTCCGCAGTCCGCATCACCCACATCCCAACCGGCCTCGTCACCGGCTGTCAGAACGAGCGCTCGCAACACAAGAATAAAGAGCGCGCCATGAAGATGATGCGCTCCAAGCTCTACGAGTACGAGCTCGACAAGAAAAAGGCTACCGCCCGTAAACTCGAAGACTCCAAGCTCGACATCAAGTTCGGCTCCCAGATCCGCAGCTACGTCCTGCAGCCCTACCGTATGGCGAAAGACCTTCGCACGCGCGTAGAAGTAGGCGATGTCGACAAGGTTCTCGACGGCGATCTCGAACCCTTCATCCGTGGCTACCTCCGCATGCGCCGCGAAGGCAACTTCCCAGCCGAAGCCGCCGAGGATGACGATGTCGCGTGA
- the lnt gene encoding apolipoprotein N-acyltransferase codes for MRRIPLRLWAMAVLSGILQVLPFSIAGPTPLWRTAFCWIALLPLIWALLDTTDNTKTGNPLTIQQGAAISYACGIVWYLGNCYWIYQTMYLYGGLDRPIALGILILFSLYLGLYHALFGSLIAAFHNRFGRQTTLLLVPFAWVAVELARARITGLPWDLLGVAQVDNPLLTRLAPITGVYGLSFVIALVNALWLVRIRLRERRFTRPALTLGGVVIVVVYILGLRLIANPKPGPVTATATLVQENLEVGAANKGPQPTTQQFLDSFSYLSRYPSRKYLLGIPELPDTQAVFLIRPNDSAQATSAPTATNLIVWPESPAPFEDIDPQFRAAMSNLAIAAQAPVIVGNTGLEPSPTNKSGYTPYNRASFINPDGTFDGHYDKMHLVPFGEYVPFKDLFFFAKNLLNEVGTFEPGKHQTTFTTGGHTYGVFICYESIFGDEIRHLAQQGADVLINISNDGWYGDTSAAWQHLNMVRMRAIENHRWVLRATNTGVTVAINPYGRVTAALPRHLRSSLRVHFGYEHDVTFYAAHGDLFAYACALLTMVAVALSLRSRFAVN; via the coding sequence ATGCGACGAATCCCCCTGCGACTTTGGGCAATGGCCGTGCTGTCCGGCATCCTCCAGGTTCTACCCTTTTCTATCGCGGGTCCTACGCCACTCTGGCGAACCGCCTTCTGCTGGATCGCTCTGCTTCCCCTGATCTGGGCTCTCCTCGATACAACGGATAACACGAAGACAGGCAATCCACTTACCATCCAGCAAGGCGCCGCTATCAGCTATGCCTGTGGCATTGTCTGGTACCTGGGCAACTGTTACTGGATCTACCAGACGATGTATCTCTACGGCGGCCTGGATCGACCCATCGCCCTCGGAATTCTGATCCTGTTCAGCCTCTATCTCGGCCTCTACCATGCCTTGTTCGGGTCGCTTATTGCCGCCTTTCACAACCGCTTCGGCCGCCAAACCACGCTTCTGCTGGTGCCGTTTGCCTGGGTCGCCGTGGAACTCGCCCGCGCCCGCATTACCGGCCTGCCCTGGGACCTGCTCGGCGTCGCACAGGTCGACAATCCACTCCTAACGCGCCTCGCTCCGATAACTGGAGTCTACGGACTATCTTTCGTCATCGCATTGGTCAACGCTCTCTGGCTGGTCCGCATACGCCTCCGCGAGCGTCGATTCACTCGGCCAGCGCTAACCCTTGGCGGAGTCGTCATCGTCGTCGTTTACATCCTAGGCCTTCGTCTCATTGCGAACCCGAAGCCCGGCCCTGTCACCGCCACCGCCACCCTCGTTCAAGAAAATCTCGAAGTAGGGGCTGCCAACAAGGGACCCCAACCCACCACCCAGCAGTTTCTCGATTCGTTCTCTTATCTCAGCCGCTATCCATCACGGAAGTACCTTCTAGGAATCCCGGAGCTGCCCGACACGCAGGCCGTCTTTCTCATCCGGCCAAACGACTCCGCTCAGGCGACCTCGGCCCCGACCGCAACCAACCTCATCGTCTGGCCCGAATCCCCTGCGCCGTTCGAGGACATTGATCCACAGTTTCGTGCAGCCATGTCAAACCTCGCCATCGCAGCGCAGGCCCCTGTCATCGTAGGTAACACGGGCTTAGAGCCAAGCCCAACCAACAAGTCCGGCTATACCCCTTACAATCGCGCCTCCTTCATTAATCCTGACGGCACCTTCGATGGCCACTACGACAAGATGCATCTCGTCCCCTTCGGGGAGTACGTTCCCTTCAAAGATCTCTTCTTCTTCGCAAAAAATCTCCTCAACGAAGTAGGCACCTTCGAGCCCGGCAAGCACCAAACCACCTTCACCACAGGCGGACATACCTATGGCGTCTTCATCTGTTATGAATCAATCTTCGGCGACGAGATCCGCCACCTAGCCCAGCAGGGAGCCGACGTCCTCATCAACATCTCCAACGACGGCTGGTACGGCGACACGAGCGCCGCATGGCAGCACCTGAACATGGTTCGCATGCGCGCCATCGAAAACCACCGCTGGGTTCTCCGCGCCACCAACACAGGCGTAACCGTCGCCATCAACCCCTACGGTCGAGTCACCGCCGCTCTCCCGCGCCATCTGCGGTCCAGTCTTCGCGTCCACTTCGGCTACGAGCACGACGTTACCTTCTACGCCGCTCATGGCGATCTCTTCGCCTACGCATGCGCCCTTCTCACCATGGTCGCCGTCGCACTGAGCCTCCGCAGCCGGTTTGCCGTAAACTAA
- a CDS encoding APC family permease, with protein MASKQTITKPQSNRVRLVVASSVMLTFISFWRAAAIVLNDLGSSAFYAGGIAEEAVGKAAPWFILGVMLFSFAVRAVYVESCSMFTRGGVYRIVKEALGGTFAKLSVSALMFDYILTGPISGVSAGQYIVGLMNELLRLCAAHHWISGFVMHSSGVTRQLPVDGTSAVIASIVTVYFWWQNIKGIEESSDKALKVMKITTVMVVILLSWGVFSAIHTGVHLPPWPTPDNLHFSTDALGFLKHTGFMRSLGLFGVLMAFGHSVLAMSGEESLAQVNREIEHPKLKNLKRAAIVIAIYSFIFTGIGTLLAVMLIPDSVRVPVYRDNLIAGMAMYMVGPLALRIGFRIFVVIVGFLILGGAVNTAIVGSTGVLMRVAEDGVLSDWFRKPQRKYGTSYRIVNLVAGLQMFTILVTRGNVIMLGEAYAFGVIWSFTFNALAMLVLRWKYKGERGWKVPLNIRLGKTEIPLGLLSVFLVLLTTAIVNLFTKSVATVSGIIFAAAFFVIFSLSERDNKRRHDLTTLQMKEHFQLEHQDNVGREALDIRPGAVVVTMRDSAAPFALKWALTHTNTDDQDLVVLAARMMGAGGPEYVDASEQLFSEHEQMLFTKAVSVAESFGKHISLLVVPAGDIFSALVQTANSLDAAAVVSGLSTKLTAEEQAYHVGQAWEALPEPKRQFTFYVVKPDGDSLSFHIGPHAPTIEPHEVQLVHRLWLNLRRAPDMQDLHHSDILTYALTRMATEFARDKQGTLKDLQKCIDESHHRRMLGGLRHEELDEAGPGYAIRTPRAGVRVESDEPASTKTK; from the coding sequence ATGGCATCTAAACAGACGATCACTAAGCCGCAATCGAACCGCGTCCGCCTGGTCGTGGCGTCGTCGGTGATGCTTACGTTCATCTCTTTCTGGCGAGCAGCGGCGATTGTATTGAATGACCTGGGCTCATCGGCGTTCTACGCAGGCGGCATCGCAGAAGAGGCCGTCGGTAAAGCCGCACCTTGGTTCATCCTCGGCGTGATGCTGTTCAGCTTTGCCGTGCGGGCGGTGTATGTCGAAAGCTGCAGCATGTTCACACGCGGTGGCGTCTACCGGATCGTGAAGGAGGCGCTGGGCGGCACGTTCGCAAAGTTGAGCGTCTCGGCACTGATGTTTGATTACATCCTGACCGGGCCAATCTCAGGAGTGTCGGCAGGACAATACATCGTCGGGTTGATGAATGAGTTACTGCGGCTCTGTGCTGCGCACCACTGGATCAGTGGATTCGTGATGCATTCGAGTGGAGTTACTCGCCAGCTTCCGGTCGATGGCACCTCAGCAGTAATTGCAAGCATAGTTACGGTCTATTTCTGGTGGCAGAATATCAAGGGGATTGAGGAGTCGAGCGATAAAGCTCTCAAGGTGATGAAGATCACGACTGTCATGGTTGTGATTCTACTTTCATGGGGAGTCTTTTCGGCGATTCACACAGGGGTACATTTGCCGCCGTGGCCTACGCCGGACAATCTCCACTTCAGTACGGACGCGCTCGGATTTTTGAAGCACACAGGATTTATGCGGTCGCTGGGATTATTCGGCGTACTGATGGCGTTTGGGCACTCTGTGCTGGCTATGAGCGGCGAAGAGTCCCTGGCACAGGTGAACCGCGAGATCGAGCATCCGAAGCTGAAGAACTTGAAGCGCGCTGCGATCGTCATTGCGATCTATAGCTTCATCTTTACCGGCATCGGCACCCTGTTGGCTGTGATGTTGATTCCCGACTCGGTGCGAGTTCCGGTCTATCGCGACAATCTGATTGCCGGAATGGCGATGTACATGGTGGGGCCGCTGGCGTTGCGAATCGGGTTCCGGATCTTTGTTGTGATCGTCGGATTCCTCATTCTTGGTGGGGCTGTCAATACTGCCATCGTGGGCTCCACTGGCGTGCTGATGCGTGTTGCTGAAGATGGTGTCCTGTCAGATTGGTTCCGTAAGCCGCAGCGGAAGTACGGAACCAGCTATCGCATTGTGAATCTGGTTGCCGGGCTGCAGATGTTCACGATTTTAGTAACTCGCGGCAACGTCATCATGCTGGGTGAGGCGTACGCGTTCGGCGTGATCTGGAGCTTCACCTTCAATGCGCTGGCGATGTTGGTGCTGCGGTGGAAGTATAAGGGTGAACGTGGCTGGAAGGTTCCGCTCAATATTCGGCTTGGTAAGACTGAGATACCTCTTGGATTACTCTCAGTTTTTCTAGTTCTGCTCACGACCGCCATCGTCAATCTATTTACAAAGTCAGTAGCGACGGTAAGTGGAATTATCTTTGCGGCTGCGTTTTTTGTTATCTTTTCGCTTTCAGAGAGAGACAATAAACGGCGTCACGACCTAACAACGCTCCAGATGAAAGAACATTTTCAACTGGAGCATCAGGATAATGTCGGACGTGAAGCGTTGGACATACGCCCGGGTGCGGTCGTTGTAACTATGCGGGATTCTGCCGCGCCGTTTGCGTTGAAGTGGGCTTTGACCCACACCAACACAGATGATCAGGATTTAGTCGTACTAGCAGCACGAATGATGGGTGCTGGCGGTCCGGAGTATGTCGATGCTTCGGAGCAGTTATTCAGCGAGCACGAGCAGATGTTGTTTACCAAAGCGGTGTCGGTGGCCGAGAGCTTCGGGAAGCATATTTCGCTGCTGGTAGTTCCTGCAGGCGATATTTTTTCAGCTCTCGTTCAAACGGCTAACTCCCTCGATGCTGCAGCGGTGGTCTCAGGGCTCTCAACTAAGCTAACTGCAGAAGAGCAGGCTTACCATGTGGGCCAGGCATGGGAGGCGCTCCCTGAACCGAAGCGACAATTTACGTTCTACGTGGTCAAGCCTGACGGTGACTCGCTGAGCTTTCACATCGGGCCGCATGCACCTACTATCGAACCGCACGAAGTACAACTCGTTCACCGCCTGTGGCTCAACCTACGCCGTGCGCCAGATATGCAGGATCTGCACCATAGCGACATCTTGACCTATGCACTAACGCGCATGGCTACTGAGTTTGCGCGAGATAAGCAGGGGACTCTTAAAGATTTGCAGAAATGCATCGATGAATCTCATCATCGTCGCATGCTGGGAGGCCTGCGGCACGAGGAGTTAGACGAAGCTGGACCCGGTTATGCGATTCGGACTCCACGTGCGGGAGTTAGGGTCGAGAGCGATGAACCTGCTTCGACTAAAACGAAGTAA
- a CDS encoding class I SAM-dependent methyltransferase, which translates to MRSLFGGSDSTSSPRGNDLGRVPRHSSGWKELMKHLQTQDSLRILDIGPTSSTNINYITSLGHSIYMASVVEEASKPEWLTPGEAGEEPSFNVERFLESNLNFSGRMFDVVIFWDTADYLPEPLIAPVLSRIHKVLQPGGLMLAFFHQTTSPDTFFCRYHLTDTDVVEMQRAGNYPLVNVFNNRKIENMLSEFSNYRFFLAKDSLREVIITR; encoded by the coding sequence ATGCGCAGCCTTTTCGGCGGTAGCGACAGTACAAGCAGTCCACGAGGAAACGACCTTGGACGGGTGCCTCGTCATTCGAGTGGGTGGAAGGAGTTGATGAAGCATCTGCAGACGCAGGACTCGCTTCGCATCCTCGACATCGGGCCGACCTCCTCCACCAACATCAACTACATCACCAGCCTCGGCCACAGCATCTACATGGCCAGCGTAGTCGAGGAAGCTTCCAAGCCGGAGTGGCTCACTCCCGGCGAGGCGGGCGAAGAGCCTAGTTTCAACGTTGAACGCTTTCTGGAGAGCAATCTTAATTTTTCCGGTCGGATGTTCGACGTCGTGATCTTCTGGGACACCGCAGATTATCTGCCCGAGCCTTTAATCGCGCCCGTGTTGTCCCGCATACACAAGGTATTGCAGCCCGGAGGCCTGATGCTCGCTTTCTTTCATCAGACAACCAGCCCAGACACGTTCTTTTGCCGATACCATCTCACCGATACCGACGTCGTTGAGATGCAACGTGCAGGGAACTACCCGCTGGTTAATGTCTTTAATAATCGCAAAATCGAGAACATGTTAAGTGAGTTCAGCAACTATCGATTTTTCCTTGCGAAAGACAGCCTGCGCGAGGTCATTATTACTCGATAA
- a CDS encoding bactofilin family protein has translation MKPAEGSTVIGKSVVIQGELSGNEDLYIDGDIEGTITLKDNLLTIGPNARVRADINVRDVVIFGHLTGNVQAAGRVDLRQSASVSGDILAGRLCIEESAVLKGRVELKAAPETASKSSAAVPTTSAPAEANAPLFSQPQA, from the coding sequence ATGAAACCAGCAGAGGGTTCCACCGTCATCGGTAAATCGGTCGTCATTCAGGGAGAACTCTCCGGCAATGAAGACCTTTACATCGACGGAGATATAGAAGGAACCATTACCCTCAAGGATAACCTCTTGACGATTGGGCCTAATGCGCGCGTTCGCGCCGATATCAATGTCCGAGATGTCGTCATCTTCGGTCATCTCACTGGAAACGTACAGGCCGCAGGCCGCGTTGACCTTCGCCAGTCTGCGTCTGTGAGTGGAGATATTCTTGCGGGCAGACTTTGCATCGAAGAAAGCGCAGTATTAAAGGGACGCGTTGAGCTCAAGGCCGCCCCCGAGACGGCATCAAAGTCTTCGGCAGCCGTTCCAACAACCTCCGCACCAGCAGAGGCGAACGCTCCTCTCTTTTCTCAACCACAGGCATAG
- the menC gene encoding o-succinylbenzoate synthase — MLNIDAIHLREINMPLAHPFETSFGMTTSRRILLIELESEGLTAWGECVAGEHPYFSEETIDTAWIITEAELGPRLLDADVERGGSCPKIFGQVRGHRMAKAALENAVWDLEAQVKRVSLSELLGGTRSVIPCGVSIGIQPSPAHLMDKIAAELAAGYQRIKLKCKPGWDTNIFEAVRNRWPDITLSCDANSVYRMKDLEDIAEWDRFNLLMIEQPLWWDDFYFHSLLQKRLETSVCLDESIRNRRDALAAIAMESCRIINIKVGRVGGFSEAIGVHNIAEERGIPVWCGGMLETGIGRSHNIALSSLPNFTLPGDVSASSRYWSQDIIEPAVTVSDKGEIAVPTAVGRGFEVQRDRIDALTVRRQTLHAKARVTA; from the coding sequence ATGCTCAACATCGATGCGATTCACCTTCGCGAGATCAATATGCCGCTGGCTCATCCCTTCGAGACCAGCTTCGGTATGACCACAAGCCGCCGCATCCTGCTGATCGAACTCGAATCCGAAGGTCTTACTGCCTGGGGGGAGTGCGTCGCTGGTGAGCACCCTTACTTCAGCGAGGAGACCATCGACACAGCCTGGATCATCACAGAAGCAGAGCTCGGGCCTCGTCTTCTTGATGCCGATGTCGAACGCGGCGGAAGCTGCCCTAAAATCTTCGGTCAAGTTCGTGGCCACCGCATGGCAAAGGCCGCCCTTGAAAACGCCGTCTGGGATCTCGAAGCGCAGGTCAAGCGCGTCTCACTCTCCGAACTCCTCGGAGGAACCCGCAGCGTCATTCCGTGTGGAGTCTCAATCGGTATTCAGCCTTCGCCCGCACACTTGATGGACAAGATCGCCGCTGAACTCGCTGCGGGCTATCAGCGCATTAAACTCAAGTGCAAGCCCGGTTGGGACACCAACATCTTCGAAGCAGTACGGAATCGCTGGCCCGATATCACCCTCAGCTGTGACGCTAACTCCGTCTACCGCATGAAGGATCTGGAAGACATCGCGGAATGGGACCGTTTCAACCTGCTCATGATCGAGCAACCTCTCTGGTGGGACGATTTTTACTTCCACTCGCTGTTGCAGAAGCGGCTTGAAACGTCGGTCTGCCTTGATGAATCCATCCGCAATCGCCGTGACGCACTCGCTGCTATCGCTATGGAGTCCTGCCGCATCATCAACATCAAGGTCGGTCGTGTCGGTGGCTTCAGCGAAGCGATCGGTGTGCACAATATAGCCGAAGAGCGCGGTATCCCGGTCTGGTGCGGTGGCATGCTGGAAACCGGAATCGGTCGCTCCCATAACATTGCCTTGTCCTCGCTTCCCAACTTCACCCTCCCTGGAGATGTCTCAGCGTCCAGCCGCTACTGGTCTCAGGACATTATCGAGCCCGCTGTCACAGTCAGTGACAAGGGTGAGATCGCGGTTCCAACCGCCGTCGGACGTGGCTTCGAGGTACAGCGGGATCGCATCGACGCACTCACCGTTCGACGGCAGACGCTTCACGCGAAGGCCCGCGTGACCGCCTGA
- a CDS encoding GNAT family N-acetyltransferase, with amino-acid sequence MSASTQNDIQIQPLTGLEHFERCVVLQLEVWGYSDGDVIPRRVFVVAQRIGGQVIGAFDEDTLIGFAMSLPGYRDGRPYLHSHMLAVLPHYRNAGIGRRLKLAQRDDAIARGFDLMEWTFDPLEIRNSHLNVNRLGAIVRRYQPDFYGPSSSPLQGGLPTDRLYAEWWLRSGRVASVLRGEAQPEQIMERITVPHTIYQWKQDAQQRHLAQTLQSSNRTALESAFQRGLAVVGYERDAEGNGSFLLGHWTEAGNK; translated from the coding sequence ATGAGCGCGAGCACGCAGAACGACATTCAAATTCAGCCCCTTACCGGCCTCGAACACTTTGAACGTTGTGTCGTCCTTCAACTTGAAGTCTGGGGCTACAGCGACGGCGACGTCATCCCCCGGCGTGTCTTCGTCGTCGCACAGCGCATCGGCGGCCAGGTCATCGGTGCCTTCGACGAGGACACCCTGATAGGCTTCGCCATGTCTTTGCCCGGCTACCGTGACGGCCGCCCATACCTCCACTCGCACATGCTTGCCGTCCTGCCGCACTACCGCAATGCGGGCATTGGCCGCCGCCTCAAGCTCGCCCAGCGCGACGACGCTATCGCCCGCGGCTTCGATCTCATGGAGTGGACCTTCGACCCGCTGGAGATCAGAAACTCCCATCTGAACGTCAATCGGCTGGGCGCTATCGTTCGCCGCTACCAGCCCGACTTCTATGGCCCATCGTCTTCCCCATTGCAGGGAGGCCTTCCGACGGATAGGCTATACGCGGAGTGGTGGCTGCGCTCTGGCCGTGTAGCGAGTGTGCTTCGCGGCGAAGCCCAGCCCGAACAGATTATGGAACGCATTACCGTCCCGCATACCATCTACCAGTGGAAGCAGGACGCTCAGCAGCGACACCTCGCGCAAACCTTGCAGAGCAGCAACAGGACGGCGCTTGAATCGGCCTTTCAGCGTGGTCTTGCGGTCGTCGGCTATGAACGCGATGCTGAAGGCAATGGAAGTTTTCTTCTCGGTCACTGGACGGAAGCTGGGAACAAGTGA